ttataggagtcagaaaattaaattaatagcTTGACTCTTAGGTTTTAGAACCTTGCAACTAGTGTATATGAATACAAGATCTAGGATTTATCCTAAAATATATTCTAGCCTGAGAAATGTATCTAATACTTACATGATGTTCCTTTCCTTATCACCAACGAAGGTGGTAACCGGTGTTGTAAGAACAGGTGTAGGTTTCCAAAGAGGTGTCCTTGGCTTAACAACGGGCTTAACATACTTTGGCGGTTTGATAGGCTTTATTTTTGGAAATCTAGGTTGACTGATTTTACCGCCGATCGTAGACGTCACCACGGTTGGAGTCCTAGAAAATTTACATTCATCGTTTCAGAATCAGGAGACataattgattttcaaaatcCAAAATGGGGGATATTTGGGGATGGTTTTCCTCGGAGGCAGAACCTCATCCTTATGATTTGGAGCACACCTAGAATTCTTGAATAGTAGAAGAATGAAGTGATTGAACATAATATAGAGTGTAGACTGTAGTTGGTAATCCATAGGGACTGGACTACAGTACTTAATAACGTGGTAGTAGCCTGAATACTCTGTAGTTAGTTTTAAGCCGtatccacactgaacaaatgttcgacctacatgttcggcaaacatgtttgttgaggagctcagggacaaaaattttaaaaagtttggacaatcattgtttgtcaaacaaaaaattactgttttgcaaactatttttgttttgacagctgtaaagcataaaacctgttcttcccacttgcaaatattttgtttggtgacgcgtccacacaggccacgggcaaacattgtttgtcaaacataataaaatttgcccaaactttttctacaaacatgtttgttgaacatttgttcagtgtggacacggctctACAGTAAATGATATTCTAGATACATTTattttcctcctcttcatcaGGCACATGCCTAGGGCTTATGTGAGAATCATTTCCAGCAAAAATTGCATTCACTACAGTCTTATTCTCATGTCATAGATGATAGAAGAAGAGACCTTGTCTACTGTATATGGAATGTATATTCACAACAACATTAAGTTCTCTGTCATTTATCagagaaatttataaaatcatatATATGTCAGATAACGATCTAAGAAGAACCAAAACTTTTATCCACAGCTGCGGATTCATTGCAAGAAACATGTAAGATGTTTTGGAAGGATGGAAATACTCACGTTATTTTAGATGATCCATCTGGCAAGCTCTGTACCAATGGAGCGATActgaaaaattcatcaaaacGTGAATATTATGACAGATAAACAATAAAACTATTTGAAGTAGAATTTATGTAAAATATAACGTTGAAGTTTTTCGTAGTTGTAATATATAATAGTTTGGGAGGAGAAGCAGCAAATCCTGGAACTtacatgaaattaattttttttaacagGATCTCTGTATTTTAAACGTTTCTATTGTAATGtatacagaaaatataaattaatataaaaacatatactCACACAACATTAGATCCAGTATATCCTGTAGCAGCTTGAGCATTTGCTGATGCCATAGCATTATCTCTGAAAATTaacataaattataatgaagGAAGTAATATTACGAAATAATAACACAAACTGATTCTGGTAAGAAAGGTGAAATATTTGAAGGAATGCGGAACATTTTTAACGCACTAGAATTGGGAAGAGTGGATACACAATGCAATGAGAGAGTACTCAGCAATGAAAACAAAGGACACAATAAACACAAAACTATTCAcaatacaattttgataatgctaatcataattttaattattaataatattgtaactagtagttctgtgaacagtagacctcatgcatattctcatccacaagtacctgatcgaaactatagaccttaaggAAATACACAAATAgaatggcttctccacacatctgcgtaattagatgaataattctatagtctgatttttactctaatattggcgtatgaaggaggctcctctcaccttttatattatccttgaaaagcaaaatctccaaaaaccttgtatatacgtcgacgcgcaattaaaaaaggaacatacctgtcaaatttcatgaaaatctattaccgtgtttcgcggtaaatgcgcaacatattaacatttaaacattaagagaaatgccaaaccgtcgacttgaatcttagacctcacttcgttcggtcaaatTATAATGctaatttatcattatcataataatgcttattattataatgataattttagATAATTAGATATTTCACACAAAACTATTGTACAGTACAACTTTTGTTCACAATAAACTCCTACATTTATATCATTTCAAAGGAACACAAAACTATCTAAATGATAGAACACGAAACAAGATTTGTCTTTTGTTGAGCTCTACCTACTTGTCTATAGTTGATTTGTACAttgttgaccgaacgaagtgaggtctaagattcaagtcgacggtttggcatttctcttaatgtttaaatgtttatgtttaaatgtttatatgtttatatatttatatgttgcgcatttacggcgaaacgctgtgatagattttcataaattttgacaggtatgttccttttcaaattgcgcgtcgacgtatatacaatgtttATGAAAACttagcatttcaaggataatataaaaggaaaaaggagcctcctttatacgccaatattagagtgagaatcagactatagaattattcatcataaatcagctgacaagtgattacacaaatgtgtggagaagccagtctataactgtatttgtataaggtctatagtttcaatcaaagacattaaagaggtacatgcatctttaagctgggtttacaccaaagttataaacaaaatggttataacttgctccttatagattctattagattgaacgaaatttgacaaacacatatgttcatcatgagtatgataatttttgttcaatctaatataatctaaaaggattgagttattaacatttttttaataaattcagtctaatcgcagctttaaggtctttggtttcaatattttgttttgaagtcatgatattattatgcgtgcccatcagtatcaatattctcacattcgaaattactaatttaataggtgaataaaaataaactaaataatgctggagaaattatatttttgattctaaaaaattaattttcatcagatagaaagatcatcacggtactggatgaattatatcatatgaaaaacaaattcaaacgtgaactgagtttgttaatatttaaaacagttgacatcaaatctggtacttgtggatgagaatactgcgtgaggtctactgttcacagaactactagtgtaaatTTCATTGTGTACAATATAACTTCATAGTAGAACCTGTTTAATTCGTAGATGACGGGACCAAGCGTTTACTTCGATTTATGAAGGGTGCGGAATAAAGAGGCTATGGAGGAGGTGGATAGATGGATAgactttatttttcaattagttactaggcttgtcgcctatggtaacatggttacaatatttataattttacaagCCATTTTGAATGTGGATGAGAGGATGAGGATAAGAAGGAGGCTAATCGTAGAGGTTGGAGAAGGAAACATTTGAATTACAAAGTGAAGAATGCTAATTTACTGAGAATAATAGAGGTCGaagttaaccttccggcagtcgcgctgttgtaaaaagtacaacagtgtcagtttttgctgcacaaaacttttgaatggggtggtgtcagtgaatgagtcacctatgcattccaaaactttccccacatcactccactgagttgcagtatcaaacGAGCAATGGTttagtctttaggtgccatttagtcgcgacagtgcatgagtcgcactgtgcatacaATAGGGGGAGACTGTATTTatggggactgtaaacgaaccaataacacaaaATTAATGGCTTTGCTCGATGTACGTTATTgagctatgaaatggtaatcatccaagtGTTCGTAGGCGTAAAAtgatccaagaagatggaaaaagtaattatacaaataattaataCGTTTTAACAGTAAACAGAGtgcataacacttggaaaattggatgttgtacaaaatacaacacgcgactgctcgtgtgattgagtagggcgcgactaccggaaggttaagccAGCACTTGATTCTATTACGAACTATCGAGGGGACCGAAATACATTGCTtcactacgaattatagagggaCTGAGCTTCCACTACGAATTATAGATGTCCGAATTATCGAGGTTCTACgttattttatttccatcacaCAAACATCCTTCCTTTGTAACTACTAGATCAGGCTCTTGGAagtagaaccatagagaaacaatagcgtgagtagatatcccatggtatagagcgtttatgtcgcaaaatttactgttatctcaagtcgatagtcctcgtagttctttcccgtgaagctgtgtgatgcttgtagtctctcatattgtgccgttcatacactcttacctggCCAAAACTgtaaaaatctaaaataatcgacagtaatcggcttgagataacagtaaaagttgcgacataaacgccctatagcatgggatatctacttatgctattgtttctctttggTGGAACTTAGTCATCGAGAAGATCAGTGAAAGAATTAAATACTTTTAATTATATGACGTGGCGAAAAGTGATGTTCACTCTTTCTTGTAACAATAACTCTAATAATCAAGTTTGGACTCTCCTTATAGACTATTAAAGATTATTATTGATCCTTCTTATCACATGCATTACATCTGTGATTTGATGAGATCTTTAACAAACAGAAAACGGTACTTACATTGTACTCTGAACATATTTGTTTATATTAGCATTGAATCCTGGATTTCCTGGGAAGTTTGTATCATGCCTGCAAAATTTCGCCACCAATaagttttattatcattatacaaGAGAGTCATAGAAgaacactctctctctcatacttAATACAGTACTAAGGTCCTTGACAATGGACACACTAATTAAGTAATTTTTTACTctatccaatgaataaataaataaactataacACACAATAAACAAAATACTACCCAATATAGATCTTCCAATCCCATTCCTGGATCTACGTATAAATGAATTATCTTTCAAATCATCTGAGTTGATAAATGAAATCTGATTCCAGGGTATTCAGATATTCATAATTCACTTGTGATACATTTTATTAAAGAATAGGTTGTTACTTACACTCCCAGTAACCAATATTATTCCATTTGAGTCTCTATCAGATCCTttgatttcaatttgatttctgcataattattttttgttatttatctTCGATTCCAATAACACTGTATTCCAGTCctttgaagaaaaaatgatcTAGGaagaaaaatcttgaaaaaaatctggtgtggcgcactcacacaacttttcttgccgatatggaaattgatcacctgaggCTAGTGTTAACGCACATCTCGAGTCTACTaatcaaagatctgagccaaatggtgacaggacaataacgctggaggaacacgaggtctgctatctcttcatagtggatgattcaatagaatcaaaagttgccaacagtttgaaattgaataatcacattttctcgaatttcgagcttatttccaatttcaggtgaaaatgttactgaacattaattgtagagattttcatgctcaatcttttccactagaatttatttgtttaaattgtacctATCCGAAGCCTGatgattgggaatctgaaatagaACTTTGCATAGAAGGAGCGGAGCTACTGAAATTCTTACacatatgggacttgtggcagttgatagatctCATTAATGAAAATAtcgggtataaatttgataaaaatcgttggagccgttttcgagatgatcgcgaaaaaccctgtttttgacaacattttcgcaattttagccgccatcttgaattgcatttgatcgaaattgttcgtgtcggatccttatggagcttaagttccaaatttcaagccattccgttaattggaagatgacATATCGTGTAAACAGACGCACAtgatacccaaaaaccacttttttggactcaggggaccttgaaacgtatagaaattttgaaattggggtaccttaactttttttggaaagcaatactttccttaccaatggtAACAGAGCAAGTAAAGTAAAAATGATCTTCAAAAATGATgataaggaagaagagaagataatAATTTTCAGTAAAATGTCACTCACAAGAAGCTAAGGTCCACAGCTGCACCATAtctgaaacaaaaataacatttattcaCATTATATAGAAATcgtataattttaaaattcattaactcatgagaaaaaatagcataatagaCTTATATAATATGCAATAAGTGTATGGAATAAGGTATCCTAAGAGTATTCGGTTTCTTAATGTTGAGAGGTGATTTAAAATGTTatgatatttatcaaatcaaaagTACAGTCAAGAGTGTACTAAAAATCGAATGACAGAGAAACTCGAATAGTTGCACATGAAAGCCCACACGTGTTCAATGAGAGCACCATTTATCACTCGCAACTTGTCAAGACAAATTCTGTTTGCCATAAATTTACCCAACGAGTTCATTATGTTGTTGTACCTGGAGATCGAATGATGTCTGCTAGAATGCTAATAAATAAATCGAAACTGCCGGTCAAGGATCAATTAGAAGGATATAGTCTCCCAGAAATGGACATTGCCATAGTGATATTGATTAAGAACTATCAATGGGATGGGGAGTATAGATATTGTCCATGAGGAATGCTAACAGTTTGAAGTGTAtctaacaataaattgatagctattttcaacttatcaggtaATTAACTTATTCTGTTTTAATGGTCGCATCTATTTCTTCTATGAAACAACCAgaagaaatttcatgaattacACCATAGAACTGATAGTAGAAATATGAGTAGAAAACATGGGATAACAACTAAGTTACTCACGATTGGTTTACGGCCAGAGAAACAATAAGAACAGCACACAGCACGATTCCCTTCATCTTGttcaaaattataaatctcagacaaattttatgaaaaaacttggaagataaatttttttaaacaattttactGCCAACTTATGACAAGTTGACACTAAAGAGGCATAGGGAAGATGACACTAAAGCTGGGAATAGGGACTTATAAAGTGTACAACTTGCATTGTTGGCTTTGTTTGGTTAAAGGTGATTCAGCCTTTGGTTCTCCGATTTTAACGTCAGTAGATGTCAAAAAGGATTATAAATCAAGCAATTTGAAAGGAACTCAACTTTCTTGTTTGAAGTTGTAAGAATGCATTCAATCAATGCATTCAAAAATGATGAATGATAAGTCAGTTTGAAACAATGTAGGCCTAAGAGTAATGAACAAATAGTTTTTGTTCTATTGTTTTATGGTATCATGCTTTATATGAATGCACTCACTATGGATTCTATTACACGTGTATAGAAGAGATATATCATACATCTTATAAGACAGAGGTTCCCACAGGGTATTTGGACGCAGACTGCACTTCTAGGATGTGTAAAATAGAATCTCGGTGGTCGTCTCAAAAAACAGTCAGCATTGTTTACAGCATAATTTTTTTGCAGTTCGTGGCGGGGGGGGGGGAGTGTTGAGATCTGGCCACCTTGTTAGATCCAAATCTAAACCACCGTAGCATCACATTTGCATCACGGTGCATTAAGGTGCTTATAGGAGCACAATGTTGCCGTTTTCATGCTTATTCTATCAAGAAGGCCTACGATCTCATTCCACTGACACAAAACACAAAACTGCATTCATGTGAGCCAATATAACATTGTCAAATTAACAATAGAATTTAGAGTTTCTTgttaattttttgttgcaaaaatTCATTTGCTACGTTCGGTGGAGAATAATTACGGTGGTCCAAAGCTTTGCTACAGCTCACAGTTATTTTACTGCTCAGTTTTTTAGGCTGGctactaacggtagaacatgcatgtcatgcatgtttatcatggaCATACActtgtttatcatgcatgttcaTCATCAGTGAGAGATTCAACATAGAATGTACATTAAatgaaccactggaaaattacaaaattcattatcacagagaaataattcaaccttttttttttttttttttaattcaacctTCAGAgcagtaaaaaaaaaaaatcgaagATACCAGAAACCTAATTTTGGGAAATACTGCTGGAAGTGTTCCACTGTGATCACAGCTGAGATGAAAACAAGATAAATGATGGCTATTCGTATCATGCATGTTccaccgttagtggccagccttttAGGTACCCATGGGGTAACTCACCTGAAGCAggagccatagagaaacaatagcgtgagtagatatcatgctatagggcgtttatgtcgcaactttgactgttatctgaagccgattactgttgattatagtcgatttttactgttttttcaGGGTAagtgtgtatgaacggcacaatatgagagactaccagtgtcagacagcttcacgggaaagagttacatgaactatcggcttgagataacaagtAAAAGttgttgcgacataaacgccctataccatgggatatctacttaatatgctattgtttctctatgctgtaGCACATCTCTCAGTTCCTTACAGTTCATGCTGGTTTAACAATTACAACTTTATTACAAGAGTTGTAGTAGCTGATCTATCTTCATTATCCATTGTCCATTATTACTCATCATGCTTCACCTATGACTACCGCGATTGTATATTTCAAGGTTTATTCTAATTGGAAAGATGTAGCTCTTTACTATTGTGCTGTCTCTAGTAAAGAATATAGTTGAGTTTTGTCGTCTCAACAATCATGGAATAGGATCTAGGAGAACTCAaatttgaatgataatttttgCTTAATGTAGGagtaatttgatgattttgactCTTCCCGAAATATTCTCAACTCAAGCTTGAACAAACAACTCAGtagtctatttatttatttatttccacacTCCCTTAAATAGTTAGAATGAAAGAAGCATTTAGGCTCATTCATGTAGCTGTATTCCAACAATTCTTCACAACTCTCTCAGgcaataaaacaaacatttctTACTCAAAAATTAATCATACCCCTTTTAGGTGTTATTATTAAATACACGAAACTGCATTCATGTGAGCCAATATAACATTGTCAAATTAACAATAGAATTTAGAGTTCTTgttaattttttgttgcaaaaatTCATTTGCTACATTCGGTGGAGAATAATTACGGTGGTCCAAAGCTACAGCTCACAGTTATTTTACTGCTCAGTTTTTAGGCTGGctactaacggtagaacatgcatgtcatgcatgtttatcatggaCATACActtgtttatcatgcatgttcaTCATCAGTGAGAGATTCAACATAGAATGTACTTTAAatgaaccactggaaaattataaattcattatcaCAGAGAAATAATTCAACCTTCAGAGCAGTAAAAAAAAATCGAAGATACCAGAAACCTAATTTTGGAAAATACTGCTGGAAGTGTTCCACTGTGATCACAGCTGAGATGAAAACTATATAAATGATGGCTATTTGTATCATGCATGTTCCACCTTTAGTGGCCAGCCTTTTAGTTACCCATGGTCTGGAACTCACCTGAAGCTgtagccatagagaaacaatacctTGAGTAGATATCATgctataggacgtttatgttgcaactttaactgttatctcaagccgattactgtcgattattatcgattttcactgttttgttggggtgagagtgtatgaacggcacaatatgagagactaccattgtcacacagcttcacggggaaGAATAAcctgaactatcggcttgagataacaagtAAAAGttgttgcgacataaacgccctataccatgggatatctacttatgctattgtttctctatgctgtaGCACATCTCTCAGTTCCTTACAGTTCATGCTGGTTTAACAATTACAACTCTATTACAAGAGTTGTAGTAGCTGATCTATCTTCATTATCCATTGTCCATTATTACTCATCATGCTTCACCTATGACTACCGCGATTGTATATTTCAAGGTTATTCTAATTGGAAAGATGTAGCTCTTTACTATTGTGCTGTCTCTAGTAGAGAATATAGTTGAGTTTTGTCGTCTCAACAATCATGGAATAGGATCTAGGTGAACTCAaatttgaatgataatttttgCTTAATGTGGAagtaatttgatgattttgactCTTCCCGAAATATTCTCAACTCAAGCTTGAACAAACAACTCAGtagtctatttatttatttatttccacacTCCCTTAAATAGTTAGAATGAAAGAAGCATTTAGGCTCATTCATGTAGCTGTATTCCAACAATTCTTCACAACTCTCTCAGGCAATAAAACAAAGGTTTCTTATCAACCAAACTTCAGAATAGTTCTGACCGACCCCTCTTATACTTTGCTGAGCAACCACTGAGTGCCTCACTGAACCGTTCTTgaacaaaacacttcaagtttaaggtgtgagtgttattttggttTGATGTGACAGCCGTTGATAATGCAACATACATATaccaccgataatcgatttcttgccacactcgtaccagctAATCTTATTATGTATAGAAAATCCCAAACTTCTCCGTGAAAATGAAATGGTGCACCGTCAGGCTGAACAAGATGAACAAGTGCCCTTTCACTCTCAACATGACGGTGCACCAGCTCATTTCCACGGAGAAGTGAGAGATTTTCTAGACAATTGCTTTCAACTCCGCTGGATTTACCATGCAGGCCACCTCACACTCCGGAGTCAAAATcgatggatttcttcctgtggGTTTTCATTATGTATAAGGTTCATGCTCCGCCTCTACCAGACTACCTTAATGACCTCCGAAATCGGATCACATTTAGATCGCTGCGGTTGCATAAGTTAAGCCTGATATGCTTATATCACAATTATCAATAAGACTTccgttaatattaatttcatttatacaCAAAGGATCAGTTATCATGAATTTCGTTTTTTCGTAAGAAATCTTCAGTCCGACTTTTCCTGCTATTTCTTCCAAAGATGTTATTTGTTGCCGTGCTTCTGCTACTCCATTTGCAAGGAAAACCAAATCATCTGCAAAATCCAAGCAGGTAAGTTTGATGTTGTCTTTATGATAGCCAATTTGTATGGTTTCAGGATTAATTTCTCTCCATTTCCTAATGAGGAATTCTAGAGCACAGTTAAAGAGTATTGGAGAGAGCCCATCGCCCTGTATTATTGTAGATACAAGAGATTAATGATCATATCACAtcattcattatattttgatgttCCCAACTCGTGCTAGATAAGTAGGGTGGTGAGATAATCGCCATAGTAGTTTCATTATTTCATGGTCATGTTCACTGTATAGAAAATAATGTGCTAATACGCAGACATGAGACAACTCTACTTACTATGGTTGAATAACTGTAAAAAGGTACACTGTTGCTTGAAGGCGAGACCATATTGAGCGGTTTTTGTGACTCCAACCCAATCAGctaatcagagagcttcctgcacTGACGACTCTGGAAACGTCTGCTGAAAACGCCTTATATGTTCACGTTCAAATAGTTTGGCTTGCTGTTCTGCTCTCTTCAAAATTCCTGCAGATCATCTGCAGCCTACAAACTCCACTCCATTCATCATCAGTACCCTTTCATTGGAAGAGAAATATGACGGTTTTGAGAATATGATTAACTTAAATACGAGAGTGACAGACACCACTTCCAGTTGTATTGATCACTTATTATTCAGAAGTAATAAGCCACTTATGAATGAGGCCTTTGTGATTGATCCTCAAATAACTGACCATCGAAGCACTGGTTGTTATTGGCATGCACTTATGAGCATACTACCCACAATGTCAGTGATAAGAGAGTAATAGTTGATTACAATATAATGTTAAATATCCTTACTGGGGAGTCGTGGTCGTCCGTGTACTCGGCTGATTGCTGTAATAAATCATTTGTCTCTTTTATCAAAATACTGAATGATTCGATTGCTGAGAGCAAAGTAACTCTTGCTCGTCCTAGTGATCACCGCTTGAAGAAACTGAAACCTTGGATGACGGATGGGCTATGTCTGGCAATATTGAATAGAGATAAGCTAAGGAAAAAGTATCAAGGTCGCCTGACGATGCTCGACTTCggcttcaatataataatttcaagcaCAAAATTGATCTTTGGATTAAGGAAACAAAGGAAGATACTAAAGTAGGCTGTTTGAGAAGGTCAAGGATAATTCCAGAGCTCAGTGGAGGGTCATTAACTCTTTAGCTGGCAATAATAAGCGAAAAATTGTGTAAAGAGTCTCCAGATTAATGGTAAAACTGTTGTCGACCCAAAAGTTATTGCTGAACAATTCAATGAGTATTTTGTTAATGTGCCTAATCATTGTCGACTTCCCTTATTGCTCCCAGTACAGACCAAAAGGAAGCATATGATAGAGTTTTAATGCAAATCACGTTTCAAATTCTTTCTTTTGGTCTCCAGTATCTTGTGAAgaagtagaattatttatctcaAGACTGAAAGGAGGTACAGCGACAGTGATGATGGTATTTATACAGCTCTGGTCAAGACAATTTCACATGTTATTACTCCTGTGCTGGcttacattttcaacaaatcaTTCGCAGAGGGCATTTTTCCACCAAATATGAAAATCGCTAGAGTTATTCCCATCTTCAAGAAGGGACAAGCTGCTTCGATTGGCAATTACCGACCAATATCTTTGTTGTCAGTTTTTTCAAAGGTgttgaaaaaattgtgaaattcagattgattaatttcatggatAAGCTGAATGTGATTTCTGATGTCCAATTTGGTTTTAGGGAAGGTCTGAGCACTGAGATGGCACTTCGGAGGTTCATGATGCTGGTTCATAATAGTTTGAACTCTAATGATAAAAACCGAGTCACAGGTGTCTTCCTTGATATAAGAAAGGCATTTGACACGGTTAATCATGATATTCTACTCAGGAAGATGGAGAGGGTTGGAATAAGAGGACTGGTATATAAGTGGTTTGCATCGTATCTGGAAGAAAGGCATCAATATGTTTTCCTCAATGGTCAAAAAGTTCACTGAGGAAATTAATagtggagtaccacaaggttcggTTCTTGGCCAATATTGTTTCTTATCTTCATTAATGATCTGTACTCTTCATCATTCAAAGGAGAGTTTACAGCTTTTGCGGATGATACGGCCTAACCTACGGTGAAAAACAACTCAATTGCTGATGGAGAGTGTTACTTACGATGTTAAAATGCTGTCATTGTGGTTCCCGTGTAATAGGCTAAGTCTGAATATTGAAAAGTCtgtaattgttaatttttcacTGTCTCAAGGTTTTCAAATGCTCACTCCCattaaatatcattcaattgaTTGTCAGGGGCGGCTAAATGATTGTCCTTGTAGCAGTTTTCccaagaaatcgattatcggtcGGATatatgtcgcattaccaacggctgtcacat
The window above is part of the Nilaparvata lugens isolate BPH chromosome 12, ASM1435652v1, whole genome shotgun sequence genome. Proteins encoded here:
- the LOC111050403 gene encoding uncharacterized protein LOC111050403 isoform X2, producing the protein MKGIVLCAVLIVSLAVNQSYGAAVDLSFLHDTNFPGNPGFNANINKYVQSTIDNAMASANAQAATGYTGSNVVIAPLVQSLPDGSSKITTPTVVTSTIGGKISQPRFPKIKPIKPPKYVKPVVKPRTPLWKPTPVLTTPVTTFVGDKERNIMTNMQNSNLGGNVVINPIVQTITDDGKLITTTPSMINGKPILPGVPNPITTVVNGVQGEIIPSTTLTPTILPEVSVTGTTDLNGIQRGIMNDLKFENLGNNGNEHVVISPVVQSPGLKVNENGDVDFS
- the LOC111050403 gene encoding uncharacterized protein LOC111050403 isoform X4, coding for MKGIVLCAVLIVSLAVNQSYGAAVDLSFLDNAMASANAQAATGYTGSNVVIAPLVQSLPDGSSKITTPTVVTSTIGGKISQPRFPKIKPIKPPKYVKPVVKPRTPLWKPTPVLTTPVTTFVGDKERNIMTNMQNSNLGGNVVINPIVQTITDDGKLITTTPSMINGKPILPGVPNPITTVVNGVQGEIIPSTTLTPTILPEVSVTGTTDLNGIQRGIMNDLKFENLGNNGNEHVVISPVVQSPGLKVNENGDVDFS
- the LOC111050403 gene encoding uncharacterized protein LOC111050403 isoform X5 is translated as MKGIVLCAVLIVSLAVNQSYGAAVDLSFLHDTNFPGNPGFNANINKYVQSTIDNAMASANAQAATGYTGSNVVIAPLVQSLPDGSSKITTPTVVTSTIGGKISQPRFPKIKPIKPPKYVKPVVKPRTPLWKPTPVLTTPVTTFVGDKERNIMTNMQNSNLGGNVVINPIVQTITDDGKLITTTPSMIPSTTLTPTILPEVSVTGTTDLNGIQRGIMNDLKFENLGNNGNEHVVISPVVQSPGLKVNENGDVDFS
- the LOC111050403 gene encoding uncharacterized protein LOC111050403 isoform X3 codes for the protein MKGIVLCAVLIVSLAVNQSYGAAVDLSFLHDTNFPGNPGFNANINKYVQSTIDNAMASANAQAATGYTGSNVVTPTVVTSTIGGKISQPRFPKIKPIKPPKYVKPVVKPRTPLWKPTPVLTTPVTTFVGDKERNIMTNMQNSNLGGNVVINPIVQTITDDGKLITTTPSMINGKPILPGVPNPITTVVNGVQGEIIPSTTLTPTILPEVSVTGTTDLNGIQRGIMNDLKFENLGNNGNEHVVISPVVQSPGLKVNENGDVDFS